One window of Microcoleus vaginatus PCC 9802 genomic DNA carries:
- a CDS encoding homogentisate phytyltransferase translates to MSKVCIAHPRAYYLCGAGVRFMGNDSIGKSWIDKNGSAPQSWVRAFWEFSRPHTIVGTSLSVLALYAIAQSARLFVNPVFGPLALAWLACICGNIYIVGLNQLEDVEIDKINKPYLPIASGVFSRKTGELIVISTGIIAILTAVLQGPFLLATVGVSLAIGTAYSLPPIRLKRFPFWAALCIFTVRGAIVNLGLFLHFNWVLDLGMAKSAFSGWNLESVSFGIPAEVWVLTVFVVVFTFAIAIFKDIPDMEGDKQYNITTFTIELGKPAVFNLSRWVLTVCYLGATLAGAIVLSNVNLVFLAVSHLAALGLMWFWSAKVDLDDKIEIAAFYQFIWKLFFLEYLIFPAACLLG, encoded by the coding sequence ATGAGTAAGGTGTGCATTGCACACCCTAGAGCATATTATTTGTGTGGTGCGGGTGTGAGATTTATGGGCAATGATTCGATTGGCAAGTCTTGGATTGATAAAAATGGCTCGGCTCCGCAAAGCTGGGTGAGGGCATTTTGGGAGTTTTCTCGGCCGCACACAATTGTGGGTACTAGCTTGAGTGTATTGGCGTTGTACGCGATCGCCCAAAGTGCGCGGCTGTTTGTGAATCCTGTATTTGGACCCCTAGCTTTGGCCTGGTTGGCTTGCATTTGCGGCAATATTTATATTGTGGGATTAAACCAGTTAGAAGATGTTGAAATTGATAAAATAAATAAGCCGTATTTGCCGATCGCCTCGGGAGTTTTTTCTCGAAAAACCGGGGAATTAATTGTAATTTCAACGGGAATTATAGCAATTTTGACGGCTGTTTTACAAGGCCCGTTTTTGCTGGCTACCGTTGGCGTTAGTTTGGCGATCGGGACTGCTTATTCTCTGCCGCCAATTCGGCTGAAACGGTTTCCTTTTTGGGCGGCGCTGTGCATTTTTACGGTGCGGGGCGCGATCGTAAATTTAGGGTTATTTTTGCACTTTAATTGGGTGTTGGATTTGGGAATGGCGAAAAGCGCTTTTTCTGGCTGGAATTTGGAGAGTGTGTCTTTTGGGATTCCTGCGGAAGTTTGGGTGCTGACGGTTTTTGTTGTGGTGTTTACGTTTGCGATCGCCATTTTTAAAGATATCCCCGACATGGAAGGGGACAAGCAATACAATATTACTACGTTTACGATTGAGCTGGGCAAGCCGGCCGTCTTTAATTTATCTCGCTGGGTGTTGACGGTTTGTTATTTGGGCGCGACTTTGGCGGGAGCGATCGTATTGTCTAATGTTAATTTAGTGTTTCTGGCAGTTTCTCATTTGGCGGCTTTGGGTTTGATGTGGTTTTGGAGCGCGAAAGTTGATTTGGACGATAAAATAGAAATTGCTGCATTTTATCAGTTTATCTGGAAGTTGTTTTTCTTAGAATATCTGATTTTTCCCGCAGCTTGTTTGTTGGGGTAG
- a CDS encoding methyltransferase domain-containing protein yields MTSTLYQQIQQLYDASSGLWEQVWGEHMHHGYYGPDGNLKKERRQAQIDLIEELLGWAGVPSEKALCEPYRILDVGCGIGGSTLYLTQKFSSIAQNNLKFDGGADQDYSRSPEEHKTGPSVTATGITLSPVQANRATERAKIAGLESKVNFLVADALNMPFPDESFDLVWSLESGEHMPDKIKFLQECCRVLKPGGTLILATWCHRPLGETAGELTDEERKELAEIYRVYALPYVISLPEYEEIVRSLPLTSIRTADWSKAVAPFWDVVIDSALTPSAIWGLLTSGWTTIQAALALGLMSRGYQSGLIRFGMICAVK; encoded by the coding sequence ATGACATCAACACTTTACCAGCAAATTCAGCAACTTTACGACGCTTCTAGCGGTTTGTGGGAGCAGGTGTGGGGCGAACATATGCACCACGGTTACTACGGCCCGGATGGCAATTTGAAAAAAGAGCGCCGACAGGCTCAGATAGATTTGATAGAAGAACTGCTGGGCTGGGCTGGAGTGCCGTCAGAGAAGGCACTCTGTGAACCTTACCGCATTCTCGATGTCGGTTGTGGGATCGGCGGCAGCACGCTGTATTTGACTCAAAAGTTTAGTTCGATCGCTCAAAATAATTTAAAGTTTGATGGCGGGGCGGATCAAGATTATAGCAGATCGCCCGAAGAACATAAAACGGGCCCTAGCGTTACAGCTACCGGGATTACTCTGAGTCCGGTACAGGCAAACAGAGCGACCGAACGCGCTAAAATAGCTGGGCTAGAAAGCAAGGTGAATTTTTTGGTGGCCGATGCTTTGAATATGCCTTTTCCGGACGAGTCCTTCGACTTAGTTTGGTCGCTCGAAAGTGGCGAACATATGCCCGACAAAATTAAGTTTTTGCAGGAATGCTGCCGCGTGCTCAAGCCGGGAGGAACTTTGATTTTGGCAACTTGGTGTCACCGCCCGCTGGGAGAAACGGCGGGAGAATTAACTGATGAAGAGAGAAAGGAATTGGCAGAAATTTACCGGGTTTATGCTTTGCCTTATGTGATTTCTTTGCCGGAATACGAGGAGATTGTCCGCAGTTTGCCTTTGACAAGTATTCGCACCGCTGATTGGTCAAAAGCTGTTGCTCCTTTTTGGGATGTGGTGATCGATTCTGCTTTGACTCCGAGCGCGATTTGGGGTTTGCTCACGAGCGGTTGGACGACTATTCAAGCTGCACTTGCTCTCGGATTGATGAGCCGTGGATATCAGAGCGGATTGATTCGTTTTGGGATGATTTGTGCTGTAAAATAG
- a CDS encoding ATPase gives MTVSRTIALGFFAVILIGALLLMMPFSTIDGTWSDPITALFTSTSSVCVTGLSVVDVGKYYSFWGQLCLVLLVQIGGLGYMTATTFLLLLLGRRFGLKDKVALQQSLDKPGLAGVVQLIQSILATTLLFELTGVFLLMTVFVPQYGFKQGVWSAIFHSVNSFNNAGFSIYSDNLIGYITSPMVNFTVSGLIIFGGIGYQVIMEMYLWLRDRLNKSPICTVFSLNFKVVTTTTAVLLILGTLAFLVLEYDNPDTFGSLTFPQKLMAAWFQSVTPRTAGFNTISIGQMTEASLFLTIALMFIGASPGSTGGGIKTTTFRLLFCCTTAVIEGQEDVECYQRQIPPPMILKTISVVFGSLLVAFTSAILIELTNPQVEFIAALYEAVSAFGTVGLSTGITPTLSAIGKLILIATMYIGRVGVLLLVSAAFGDPKPRSFKYAEESLLVG, from the coding sequence ATGACTGTCTCGCGAACCATTGCTTTGGGCTTTTTCGCTGTCATCCTCATAGGTGCTCTATTACTGATGATGCCCTTTTCCACAATTGATGGAACTTGGAGCGATCCAATAACAGCACTGTTTACCTCTACTTCCTCTGTGTGCGTCACGGGCTTGTCGGTTGTGGATGTCGGAAAATATTACTCTTTTTGGGGGCAACTGTGCCTAGTTTTACTGGTGCAAATAGGAGGCTTGGGCTACATGACAGCCACGACTTTCTTGCTCTTGTTATTGGGCCGCCGCTTTGGCTTGAAAGACAAAGTTGCCCTGCAACAATCTCTCGACAAACCCGGGCTAGCCGGTGTAGTGCAACTCATTCAGTCAATTCTAGCAACAACGCTTTTGTTTGAATTAACAGGAGTGTTTTTGCTGATGACGGTTTTCGTCCCCCAATACGGATTTAAACAGGGTGTGTGGTCTGCTATATTTCACAGCGTTAATTCCTTTAACAACGCGGGTTTTAGCATCTATTCAGATAATTTGATCGGCTACATCACTTCGCCTATGGTTAACTTCACAGTCAGCGGTTTAATCATATTTGGGGGAATCGGCTATCAAGTAATTATGGAAATGTACCTGTGGCTGCGCGATCGCTTAAACAAAAGCCCAATCTGCACAGTTTTTTCCCTGAACTTCAAAGTTGTTACTACTACAACGGCTGTCCTTTTAATTTTAGGAACGCTAGCCTTTTTGGTGCTGGAATACGACAACCCAGACACTTTCGGCTCTCTAACTTTTCCTCAAAAACTGATGGCAGCTTGGTTTCAATCTGTTACTCCCCGCACGGCGGGGTTCAATACAATTAGCATTGGCCAAATGACCGAAGCCTCGCTATTTCTGACCATCGCGCTGATGTTTATCGGCGCCAGTCCTGGCAGCACCGGCGGCGGAATCAAAACCACAACTTTTAGGCTATTGTTTTGCTGTACCACAGCAGTTATCGAAGGCCAGGAAGATGTGGAGTGCTATCAGCGTCAAATCCCGCCACCAATGATTCTGAAAACCATTAGCGTAGTCTTCGGTTCCCTGTTGGTCGCGTTCACATCTGCAATTTTAATCGAGCTGACCAATCCCCAAGTAGAATTTATCGCAGCGCTGTATGAAGCAGTTTCAGCTTTTGGCACGGTCGGTCTTTCCACTGGGATTACACCCACGCTTTCAGCGATCGGTAAGTTGATTTTGATTGCTACAATGTACATAGGTCGGGTTGGGGTGCTGCTGCTGGTGAGTGCTGCATTCGGCGACCCAAAACCCAGGTCTTTTAAGTATGCTGAGGAAAGTTTGTTAGTGGGATAA
- a CDS encoding TrkA family potassium uptake protein — MNLSSLNFFRTLRADNKQFAVIGLGRFGKAVCSTLHGLGYEVLGVDTDEKKVTQALTERIAAHVVQLDSTEPSALQEAGIFEFETVIVAIGNYLAESITTTLNLKEGGVSHVIAKASSETHLKLLKKVGADHVVFPEREMGCSVARLLTKPSILERFDLDPDHSIVELLVPEKFDGKTISELELRRKYGLNLLAVGRAEKFEINPEPSERLRKGDAMVVIGSNKDINRLPI; from the coding sequence GTGAACCTGTCATCTTTAAATTTTTTTCGGACTTTGCGCGCCGACAACAAGCAGTTTGCAGTTATTGGTTTGGGACGCTTCGGCAAAGCTGTGTGTTCGACTCTGCACGGCTTGGGTTACGAAGTCTTGGGAGTTGACACCGATGAAAAAAAAGTAACTCAAGCTTTGACCGAGCGTATTGCTGCTCACGTTGTGCAGTTAGATTCTACTGAGCCTAGCGCTCTTCAGGAAGCAGGTATATTTGAATTTGAAACAGTGATTGTGGCGATCGGCAATTACCTAGCAGAAAGCATTACCACCACCCTAAATCTTAAGGAAGGGGGGGTAAGTCACGTAATAGCCAAAGCTTCTTCGGAAACTCACTTAAAACTGTTGAAAAAAGTCGGCGCAGATCATGTAGTTTTTCCCGAACGAGAAATGGGCTGCTCTGTGGCCCGCCTTCTTACAAAACCCAGCATTTTAGAACGCTTTGACCTCGACCCAGATCACAGCATCGTTGAGTTGCTCGTTCCTGAAAAGTTTGACGGTAAAACCATCTCCGAATTGGAGCTCCGGCGCAAGTATGGTTTGAACTTGCTAGCAGTCGGGCGCGCCGAAAAGTTCGAGATTAATCCGGAGCCAAGCGAACGCTTGAGAAAGGGCGACGCGATGGTAGTAATTGGTTCTAATAAAGATATCAATCGCTTGCCAATTTAA
- a CDS encoding sulfite oxidase-like oxidoreductase, with product MLGKFFRKPELENSDRVPPGQYLANGFPVLTYGDTPSVSIESWEFKVWGLAKPKTFTWSDFQAMPQSNFTADFHCVTRWSKLDVQWTGVKVTDFMNYIEVDAKALHVLEHCYGGYTTNIAIADFLREENFFAHTVFGEPLSADHGGPMRLVVPHLYAWKSAKWINGLEFTETEELGFWERNGYHQRGEPWAEERYSGLF from the coding sequence ATGCTGGGCAAATTTTTTCGCAAGCCAGAATTAGAAAACAGCGATCGCGTCCCCCCGGGTCAATACCTCGCCAACGGCTTTCCTGTGCTGACCTACGGCGATACACCCTCCGTCAGTATTGAGAGTTGGGAATTTAAAGTCTGGGGATTAGCAAAACCAAAAACCTTCACTTGGTCGGACTTCCAGGCGATGCCCCAAAGTAACTTTACGGCGGATTTTCACTGCGTCACCCGGTGGTCAAAACTCGACGTGCAGTGGACGGGAGTCAAAGTCACAGATTTTATGAACTACATAGAAGTCGATGCGAAAGCTCTGCACGTCCTGGAACACTGCTACGGCGGCTACACTACTAACATTGCGATCGCCGACTTCCTCCGAGAAGAAAACTTTTTCGCCCACACCGTCTTCGGCGAACCTCTATCCGCAGACCACGGCGGCCCAATGCGGCTCGTAGTTCCCCACCTGTACGCTTGGAAAAGCGCTAAATGGATTAACGGCCTGGAGTTTACAGAAACCGAAGAACTCGGTTTTTGGGAACGCAACGGCTATCACCAGCGGGGCGAACCTTGGGCAGAGGAACGGTACAGCGGTCTGTTTTGA
- a CDS encoding PEP-CTERM sorting domain-containing protein, with product MNTKLLSALTATAAATALFGAGAPAQAASFGTTGIQFDKDTDIKLNFKQSHGMYQSSLGIYSVKDSAVSLVKTLFSETKSSDNQWENEWKGTLGNTVVGSGSVVFTFLANQIYTLGLDSGWGGSVYSTSSLNSGSQQAVFGGQSQLWNALDRESTNTFQAAGQFTNGLGSLFNGGTLIGFDDRGNSNDSDFQDFTVSAEAVPEPMTMTGLALGLGGLVAARRRRASKTTS from the coding sequence ATGAATACCAAACTCTTATCCGCCCTAACAGCTACCGCAGCCGCCACAGCTCTGTTTGGCGCCGGAGCTCCAGCTCAAGCCGCTTCCTTTGGTACCACCGGCATCCAATTCGACAAAGATACCGATATCAAGCTTAACTTCAAACAATCTCACGGTATGTACCAATCCTCTTTGGGAATCTACAGTGTGAAGGACTCGGCGGTCTCTCTAGTTAAGACCCTGTTTTCGGAAACTAAATCCTCAGACAACCAGTGGGAAAACGAATGGAAAGGAACTCTGGGCAATACAGTCGTGGGTTCTGGCTCGGTAGTATTCACATTCCTGGCAAATCAAATTTACACTTTGGGGCTCGACAGCGGCTGGGGTGGCAGTGTCTACTCGACCTCAAGCTTGAACAGCGGCAGCCAGCAAGCGGTGTTTGGCGGGCAATCGCAACTGTGGAACGCGCTCGACAGAGAATCAACTAACACATTCCAAGCAGCCGGACAATTCACAAACGGATTGGGTTCTCTGTTTAACGGAGGCACGCTAATTGGCTTCGACGATCGCGGTAACAGCAACGACTCAGACTTCCAAGACTTCACAGTGAGCGCAGAAGCAGTTCCAGAACCGATGACAATGACTGGTTTGGCTCTCGGTTTGGGTGGCTTGGTTGCAGCGCGTCGCCGCCGTGCTAGCAAGACGACTTCATAA
- a CDS encoding adenosylhomocysteinase, with the protein MVATSVKIKHEVKDLSLAPLGKQRIEWAGREMPVLRQIQERFAKEKPFAGIRLAACCHVTTETAHLAIAIKLGGGDAVLIASNPLSTQDDVAACLVEDYGISVFALKGEDAATYERHVYTALDHRPNIIIDDGSDVVAALIQHRPNQISDLIGTTEETTTGIVRLRAMLKDGVLTFPAMNVNDADTKHFFDNRYGTGQSTLDGIIRATNILLAGKNIVVAGYGWCGKGTALRARGMGANVIVTEIDPIRAIEAVMDGFRVMPMDEAATVGDIFITVTGNKHVIRAEHFETMKDGAIVCNSGHFDIEIDLKSLGAKSTDVKTVRSFTQEYHLNNGKSVIVLGEGRLINLAAAEGHPSAVMDMSFANQALACEYLVTNKGKLEPGIHSIPVEVDKEIARLKLEAMGIHIDTLTAEQIEYTNSWTSGT; encoded by the coding sequence ATGGTTGCTACATCCGTCAAGATTAAACACGAAGTCAAAGACTTGTCCCTCGCCCCCTTGGGAAAGCAACGCATCGAGTGGGCCGGCCGGGAAATGCCCGTTTTGCGGCAAATTCAAGAACGCTTCGCTAAAGAAAAGCCTTTCGCTGGCATTCGCTTGGCTGCTTGCTGCCACGTAACCACAGAAACCGCTCATTTGGCGATCGCCATCAAACTCGGCGGTGGCGACGCCGTACTGATCGCCAGCAACCCCTTGAGCACTCAAGATGACGTAGCGGCTTGCTTAGTTGAAGACTACGGCATTTCCGTCTTCGCCCTCAAAGGAGAAGACGCAGCTACCTACGAACGTCACGTCTACACAGCCCTAGACCACCGCCCCAATATTATCATCGACGACGGCAGCGACGTGGTAGCGGCACTAATCCAGCACCGCCCGAACCAAATTTCCGACTTAATCGGAACTACCGAAGAAACTACCACAGGCATCGTGCGCCTGCGGGCTATGTTGAAAGACGGCGTGCTGACTTTCCCCGCAATGAACGTCAACGACGCCGACACCAAGCACTTCTTTGACAACCGCTACGGCACCGGTCAATCTACTCTAGACGGCATTATCCGCGCTACCAATATTTTGTTAGCCGGTAAAAACATTGTGGTTGCAGGTTACGGTTGGTGCGGCAAAGGCACGGCACTGCGCGCCCGTGGTATGGGTGCTAACGTAATTGTCACCGAAATCGATCCGATTCGGGCGATCGAAGCCGTGATGGACGGTTTCCGCGTCATGCCGATGGACGAAGCAGCAACAGTGGGAGATATATTCATTACTGTTACGGGCAACAAACACGTCATTCGTGCGGAACATTTCGAGACCATGAAAGACGGCGCAATTGTTTGCAATTCCGGTCACTTCGACATTGAGATTGACCTCAAATCCCTCGGCGCAAAAAGCACCGACGTGAAAACAGTCCGGTCTTTCACTCAAGAATATCACCTCAATAATGGCAAGTCGGTTATTGTATTGGGCGAAGGTCGTTTGATCAACTTGGCAGCAGCCGAAGGACACCCCAGCGCCGTGATGGATATGAGCTTTGCTAACCAAGCTTTAGCCTGCGAATATCTGGTTACGAACAAAGGCAAACTAGAGCCTGGTATTCACTCAATCCCCGTGGAAGTTGACAAAGAAATTGCCCGTCTCAAATTGGAAGCAATGGGTATTCACATTGATACCTTGACGGCAGAACAAATTGAGTACACAAACTCTTGGACTTCGGGCACTTAA
- a CDS encoding DedA family protein gives MVEWITNTMQSMGYLGIGLLMFLENLFPPIPSELIMPLAGFTASKGDDMQLAPAIAAGVIGTILGALPWYYAGKLLSEERLRNLADKYGKWITVSGADIDKANRWFNRHGNKAVFLCRLVPGVRTLISLPAGINNMPLIPFLLYSTGGTLLWVSFLTFAGYKLGENYTVVEDYLGPVSKIVVVIIVIWFILWVVKKNMQREKYRK, from the coding sequence ATGGTTGAATGGATAACTAACACAATGCAGTCGATGGGCTATCTCGGAATTGGCCTGTTGATGTTTTTAGAAAATCTTTTCCCGCCCATACCCTCAGAATTGATTATGCCGCTGGCAGGATTCACGGCATCAAAGGGTGATGATATGCAGTTAGCGCCGGCGATCGCAGCAGGAGTAATCGGTACAATTCTGGGCGCGCTTCCCTGGTACTATGCGGGTAAGTTATTGAGCGAAGAACGCTTGAGGAATTTAGCCGACAAATACGGCAAGTGGATCACAGTATCGGGCGCTGATATTGACAAAGCAAATAGATGGTTTAACAGACACGGCAACAAAGCCGTGTTTTTGTGTCGCCTCGTACCGGGAGTTCGCACCCTGATTTCCCTGCCCGCTGGCATCAATAATATGCCTTTAATTCCTTTTTTACTATACTCAACAGGAGGCACTCTTTTATGGGTAAGTTTCCTGACTTTTGCCGGATATAAACTAGGGGAAAATTATACCGTTGTAGAGGATTATCTGGGCCCGGTTTCCAAAATAGTTGTGGTGATTATTGTCATTTGGTTTATATTGTGGGTTGTCAAAAAGAATATGCAGAGGGAAAAATATCGCAAATAA
- a CDS encoding NADP-dependent isocitrate dehydrogenase, with product MYEKIVAPTTGSKITFKDGLPIVPNDPIIPFIRGDGTGVDLWPASQKVMDAAVEKAYGGDRKINWFKIYVGDEACDVYGTYQYLPQDSLNAIKEYGVAIKGPLTTPVGGGIRSLNVALRQIFDLYACVRPCKYYAGTPSLHKTPELLDVIIYRENTEDIYLGIEWAKGSEIGKKLIEFLNNELIPATPEHGKKQIRLDSGIGIKPISKTGSQRLVRRALTHALRLPKDKQQVTLVHKGNIMKYTEGAFRDWGYELATTEFRELCVTERESWILGNKEKSPDITLEDNARQIDPGYDALTPEKQAKIRQEVADVLFGIWESHGSGQWKEKIMVNDRIADSIFQQIQTRPAEYSILATMNLNGDYLSDAAAAIVGGLGMGPGANIGDECAVFEATHGTAPKHAGLDKVNPGSLILSGVMMLEYMGWQEAADLIKKGLGAAISNGEVTYDLARLMEPAVPELKCSEFAEAIIKHFAD from the coding sequence ATGTACGAAAAGATTGTAGCCCCGACAACAGGTTCTAAAATTACTTTCAAAGACGGTTTGCCGATCGTCCCCAATGACCCGATTATTCCCTTCATTCGCGGCGACGGTACCGGCGTTGACTTGTGGCCTGCATCCCAGAAAGTCATGGATGCTGCGGTAGAAAAGGCTTACGGTGGCGATCGAAAAATCAACTGGTTTAAAATCTATGTAGGCGACGAAGCCTGCGATGTCTATGGTACTTACCAATATCTGCCCCAGGATTCCTTAAACGCCATCAAAGAATACGGAGTCGCCATCAAAGGGCCGCTGACAACGCCGGTAGGGGGCGGCATTCGATCGCTAAACGTAGCTTTGCGGCAAATCTTCGACCTTTACGCCTGCGTGCGACCCTGCAAATATTATGCTGGAACACCATCGCTACACAAAACTCCTGAACTCCTAGATGTAATTATTTACCGGGAAAATACAGAAGATATTTACCTCGGAATTGAATGGGCCAAAGGCAGCGAAATCGGCAAAAAATTGATTGAATTCCTCAATAATGAGTTAATTCCAGCAACACCCGAACATGGCAAAAAACAAATTCGCCTCGATTCTGGAATCGGAATTAAACCCATTAGCAAAACAGGTTCTCAGCGTTTAGTAAGGCGCGCCCTTACCCACGCTTTACGGTTGCCAAAGGATAAGCAGCAAGTGACTTTGGTGCACAAAGGCAACATCATGAAATATACTGAAGGAGCTTTCCGAGATTGGGGTTATGAATTAGCAACCACCGAGTTTCGAGAACTGTGCGTAACGGAAAGAGAGTCTTGGATTCTGGGCAACAAAGAAAAAAGTCCAGACATTACCTTAGAAGATAATGCTCGCCAAATAGACCCGGGATACGATGCTTTGACCCCAGAAAAACAAGCCAAAATTCGTCAAGAAGTAGCCGACGTTCTGTTTGGAATTTGGGAGAGTCACGGCAGCGGTCAGTGGAAAGAAAAAATCATGGTCAACGACCGAATTGCTGACAGTATTTTCCAACAAATTCAAACCCGACCGGCCGAGTATTCGATTTTGGCGACAATGAATCTGAACGGGGATTATTTATCCGATGCGGCCGCAGCCATTGTGGGTGGATTGGGTATGGGCCCTGGTGCGAATATTGGTGATGAATGTGCAGTTTTTGAGGCGACTCACGGCACTGCACCGAAACACGCTGGTTTGGATAAAGTCAATCCCGGTTCCCTGATTTTGTCCGGGGTGATGATGTTAGAATACATGGGATGGCAGGAAGCAGCAGACTTGATTAAGAAGGGTTTGGGAGCGGCAATTTCTAACGGTGAAGTTACTTACGATTTGGCGAGGTTGATGGAGCCGGCGGTGCCTGAGTTGAAGTGTTCGGAGTTTGCTGAGGCGATTATTAAGCATTTCGCGGATTGA